A genomic window from Sulfurospirillum multivorans DSM 12446 includes:
- a CDS encoding helix-hairpin-helix domain-containing protein, which produces MNPLIPILVQKTGIAKENIINILKLLEEGSTIPFIARYRKEMTGGASDEQLREFDSIYAYAKKLHDRKEEILRLIAEKIEVNDEVKKAVEKAETLQELEDIYRPYKEKKNTRAAVAIAAGLSPLADVLERAELELEAFEKKAQGFVNEKIGSVKEAIAGAQDIIAERYSDDAKEREYWRAQLHDYASFEIKATKMLKADGLYAKLAGKAEKIASIPSHRYLAMMRGVSEKELHVKILHDMERVESAIERYRIPRNAKSSKTLLLEAYLDGFKRLLFPSLEREIHALIKEKADTQAIATFGKNLSQLLNTPPVTKRVILGVDPAYRTGCKLAVVDEHGTYLTHAVIYPTPPQSDYEKSAKVIKEFTQKYHITAVAIGNGTGSRESQEFFARLNREEGLNLAYTVVSEAGASIYSASKIATEEYPNLDVTIRGAISIAQRLRDPMAALVKIDPKSLGIGQYQHDVDQKQLEKKLNEVIEDLVNRIGVDPNSASISLLSYVAGVGAKLAKAIVEHRESKGAFTCKSELLHVKGLGAKAYEQCAGFFRIREGKSVLDNTGVHPESYATAQKLLKRADLATLSKEQIIALAKEQGIGEATLQDIIAELLKPGFDPRESLPPIAFRSDLTDISELSEGSIVSGVVRNIADFGAFVDIGLKNDGLIHISQMSDKRIAHPLEVLSINQQLTRIRVIEVDKEKGKVSLSLKEV; this is translated from the coding sequence ATGAACCCACTTATTCCCATTTTAGTTCAAAAAACAGGCATTGCCAAAGAGAACATTATCAACATTTTAAAACTCCTTGAAGAGGGCTCTACCATCCCTTTTATCGCGCGGTATCGCAAAGAGATGACGGGTGGAGCGAGCGATGAACAGCTTCGTGAATTTGATAGCATTTATGCGTATGCGAAAAAATTGCATGATCGCAAAGAGGAGATTTTACGACTGATTGCTGAAAAAATCGAAGTGAACGATGAGGTGAAAAAAGCGGTTGAAAAGGCGGAGACACTGCAAGAGTTGGAAGATATTTACAGACCCTACAAAGAGAAGAAAAATACGCGCGCGGCAGTAGCGATTGCGGCGGGGCTCAGTCCATTAGCCGATGTTTTAGAGCGTGCAGAGTTAGAGCTAGAAGCGTTTGAGAAAAAGGCGCAGGGTTTTGTGAATGAGAAAATTGGAAGTGTCAAAGAGGCGATTGCAGGTGCGCAAGACATTATCGCGGAGCGTTACAGTGACGATGCGAAAGAGCGTGAGTATTGGAGGGCGCAACTGCATGATTACGCTTCGTTTGAGATCAAAGCGACTAAAATGCTCAAAGCTGATGGACTTTACGCCAAACTTGCGGGTAAAGCCGAAAAAATCGCGTCTATTCCCTCCCATCGTTACCTCGCGATGATGCGAGGTGTGAGCGAAAAAGAGTTACATGTAAAGATACTGCACGACATGGAGAGGGTGGAAAGTGCGATAGAGCGTTACCGCATTCCGCGCAATGCTAAAAGCTCGAAAACACTCTTACTTGAAGCCTATTTGGATGGGTTTAAACGACTTTTGTTTCCTTCATTAGAGCGCGAAATTCACGCACTTATCAAAGAAAAAGCTGACACGCAAGCGATTGCGACCTTTGGTAAAAACCTTTCACAACTTCTCAACACACCGCCCGTTACCAAGCGCGTGATTTTAGGTGTTGACCCAGCGTATCGCACAGGGTGTAAACTCGCGGTTGTCGATGAACATGGCACGTACCTAACCCACGCGGTTATCTACCCGACACCACCGCAAAGTGACTATGAAAAGTCTGCTAAAGTCATTAAAGAGTTTACGCAGAAGTACCACATCACCGCCGTGGCGATTGGCAATGGCACGGGTTCGCGCGAAAGCCAAGAGTTTTTTGCACGACTTAACCGCGAAGAGGGGCTGAATCTTGCCTATACCGTGGTTTCAGAGGCGGGCGCTTCCATCTACTCTGCGTCGAAAATCGCCACCGAAGAGTACCCGAATCTTGACGTGACGATACGGGGTGCCATTTCCATCGCGCAACGTCTGCGTGACCCGATGGCAGCACTCGTTAAGATTGATCCAAAGTCGCTAGGAATTGGTCAATACCAACACGATGTCGATCAAAAACAGTTGGAGAAGAAACTGAATGAAGTCATTGAAGATTTGGTGAATCGCATCGGGGTTGACCCCAACAGCGCTTCGATCTCTCTACTTTCCTATGTGGCAGGTGTTGGCGCAAAACTTGCCAAAGCCATCGTCGAGCACCGTGAAAGCAAAGGGGCGTTTACATGTAAAAGCGAACTCTTACATGTAAAGGGGTTAGGTGCCAAAGCGTACGAGCAATGTGCAGGGTTTTTTCGCATTCGTGAGGGCAAAAGTGTGCTCGACAATACGGGCGTTCACCCTGAGAGTTATGCGACGGCGCAGAAGCTTTTAAAACGTGCTGATTTGGCAACGCTTTCCAAAGAGCAGATTATCGCATTAGCAAAAGAGCAGGGCATTGGCGAAGCAACGCTTCAAGACATTATCGCCGAGCTTTTAAAACCTGGATTTGACCCACGAGAGAGCTTGCCACCGATTGCGTTTCGTTCTGATCTGACGGATATTAGTGAACTCAGTGAAGGCTCTATCGTTTCGGGTGTGGTACGAAATATTGCCGATTTTGGGGCGTTCGTGGACATTGGACTTAAAAACGATGGGCTGATTCACATCTCGCAGATGAGTGACAAGCGCATCGCGCATCCGTTGGAAGTGCTCAGCATCAACCAACAGTTAACGCGCATTCGTGTCATCGAAGTGGACAAAGAAAAAGGCAAAGTGAGCTTGAGTCTTAAAGAGGTTTGA
- a CDS encoding PAS domain-containing protein, producing the protein MKAISNPEALQPTLREKAEYLFFKKVQLQKKENSLEMIQKVLQELCIHQIELEIQNEELLQSKEELYIVKERYFDLYEHAPVGYCTLSEEGKILQANLTMATLLVLPKGKLLGRSITTFIARENQDTWYLYFQKLLKTHKTEPCELQMTKGDDTLFWAHLNVSIQHDVHGVVTLHLTLGDISSQKEAQKIGSDVFNG; encoded by the coding sequence ATGAAAGCAATAAGCAATCCAGAAGCGTTACAACCCACATTACGCGAAAAGGCAGAATATCTTTTTTTTAAGAAAGTCCAGTTACAAAAAAAAGAAAACTCTCTTGAAATGATTCAAAAAGTTCTTCAAGAATTATGTATTCATCAAATCGAACTTGAAATACAAAATGAGGAATTACTGCAGAGTAAAGAAGAGCTTTACATCGTCAAAGAACGCTATTTTGATCTGTATGAACACGCTCCCGTTGGGTATTGCACGCTTAGCGAAGAGGGAAAAATTCTTCAAGCAAACCTCACGATGGCAACATTGCTTGTTTTGCCTAAGGGCAAACTGTTGGGTCGGTCTATCACGACCTTTATCGCTCGTGAAAATCAAGACACGTGGTATTTATACTTCCAAAAACTTCTTAAAACGCACAAAACAGAGCCATGTGAGTTGCAGATGACCAAAGGAGATGACACACTCTTTTGGGCACATTTGAATGTATCTATTCAACACGATGTGCATGGCGTCGTAACATTGCATCTCACGCTAGGTGACATCTCCTCGCAAAAAGAAGCTCAAAAAATTGGGAGTGACGTTTTCAATGGATGA